The DNA segment CCGAGTCGCTGGCGCGAATCCGTTTCGTGCTGGTCGAGACGACACACAGCGGCAACATCGGCGCGGTGGCACGCGCCATGAAGACCATGGGCCTGTCGCGCCTGGAGCTGGTCGCCCCGCGCCAGCGGCCCGATGCCGAGGCCCTGGCGCGCGCCTCAGGGGCCGATGACCTGCTCGAACGCGCCGGGGTCCACGACGACCTGACCGATGCCCTGGCCGGCTGCCGGCTGGTGGTCGGTGCCAGTGCGCGCCTGCGCTCGATCGAGTGGCCGCTGCTGGAGCCGCCCGAATGCGCGGCGCGTCTGCTCGCCGAGGCCGGCGAGGGCGAGGTGGCCCTGATGCTGGGACGCGAGAGTTCCGGCCTGACCAACGACGAGCTGGCGCGCTGTCACTTCCTGGTCCATATCCCGACCAACCCCGACTTCAGCTCGCTCAACGTCGCGGCCGCCGCCCAGGTGCTCGCCTACGAGATCCGCCGCGCCGCCCGTCTGGCGACCGGCGAGCGACTGACCGAGACCCCGCGCGACCTGGCCGGCGCCGAGGCGATGGAAGGCTTCTACGCCCATCTGACCGAGACCCTGATCCGGATCGGCTTCAGCGACCCCGAGCAGTCGCGCACGCTCACCCGTCGCCTGCGTCGTCTCTTCAACCGCGCCCGGCCCGATCGGGTCGAACTCAACATCCTGCGCGGCATCCTCAGCGCCGCCCAGGGGCGCAAGACGCCCGAACGCTTCGCCCGTTCGGACGAGGCCCCGCAACCGGATTGAACCCACGAGGTATCGGGACATCCATGTTCGATCGCATCCGAGAAGACATCCTCTGCGTCTTCGACCGTGACCCGGCCGCGCGCAACGCCTTCGAGATCCTCACCACCTATCCGGGGCTGCACGCCGTCATGGTGCACCGGATCGCCCATCGGCTCTGGCGGCGCGACCTCAAGTGGCCGGCGCGCCTACTCTCGAACGTCGCGCGCCTGTTCACCGGCATCGAGATCCATCCGGGCGCCGTGATCGGGCGGCGCTTCTTCATCGACCACGGCATGGGCGTGGTCATCGGCGAGACGGCCGTCATCGGCGACGACTGCACCCTCTATCATGGCGTCACCCTGGGCGGGACGAGCTGGCAGAAGGGCAAGCGTCACCCGACGCTCGGACGCGACGTTGTGGTCGGCGCCGGGGCTAAGGTGCTCGGTCCGATCGAGATCGGCGACGGGGCGCGCATCGGTTCCAACGCCGTGGTGGTCAAATCGGTCCCGCCCGGCGCGACCGCCGTCGGGGTGCCCGGACGCATCATCGAACCCGAGCGCGACGCGACCACACGCCGCCGCGCCGACACCGCCAAGCGCATCGGTTTCGACGCCTACGGCGCCACGCGCGACGCGCCCGACCCGGTCGCCAACGCCATCAACCGGATGCTCGATCACATCCACCACATGGACCAGCGGCTCGAATCCATGTCGCGCATCCTGGAGCGGCATGGACTCATGACGCACTTCGAGCACGACGGCGATCTGGACGCCGTGGCGATCGAACCGGCGAGCCGGCCCGACCTCACCCGATCGGATGGCCCGCCGACGGATGACCCGACAGGCGCTAGGGGATAATTGATCGTCCTGCTTGGGTAACGTATGATGCCGAACGTACGTCACGCAAGAGAGGTTGCCCGTGAGACTGACGACCAAAGGCCGTTATGCCGTCACTGCGATGCTGGATCTGGCCATCCATCAGGGGCAGGGTCCGATCGCCCTGGCCGACATCGCCCAGCGGCAGGGGATCTCGCTCTCCTATCTCGAACAGCTCTTCGCCAAGCTGCGCAAGCGCGGACTGGTGACGAGCGTGCGCGGTCCGGGCGGCGGCTACAATCTGGCCCGAACGCCGGCCGAGATCCATGTCGCTGAGGTCATCGCCGCCGTCGACGAGAGCGTGGACACGACCCGCTGCGGCGGTGCCCACAACTGCCAGAACAACGGTCCCTGTCTGACCCATAGTCTCTGGCACGACCTGAGCGATCGCATCTACGACTACCTCAACCGGATCGATCTTCAGGCTCTGGTCGATCAGCGTGACAGCCTGGGTCAGCGTCCGCCGACCACCTGCGCGGCGGTCGACGTCAAGCTCGACGTCCAGCGGATTCGCCTCGGCGCCTGAGCATTTTTAGCCTGGATGGTCCGACGACGGCACGAGCCGTGTTGAACTCACAGAAAAACTACTTCGAACTCTTCGACTTGCCGGTCGGCTTCGCGCTCGACTCCGGGGTGTTGGCCGAGCGCTATCGCGCCCTGGTGCGCGCGTTGCGGGCCGACTTCCTCAGCGACGAGGAAGACGAGACCGCCCGTTCGCTGGCGCGCATCGATCTGGCCTATCAGACGCTGACCGAGCCGCTGGCGCGTGCCGAGTATCTCTTCCGGCTCTATGGCGTGGAGGGGACCGAGACCGGCGGCGACGACGACCCGGCGAGCACCACGCTCGTCGAGGAGATGGAGCGCCAGGAGGCTCTGGTCGCGGCCACCAACCGTTCCGATCCGGGTGCGGCCCTGTCCGAGGTGCTGACCCGTCTGGCCGAGCGCGGCGCGGCGCTCGACAAGGAACTGCACCAACTCTTCGCCGATCCCACGCCGCACAATCTGGGCGCCGCGCGCGAGGTCGTGCGTCAGCTCCAGGGACTCGCCCGTTGCCGGCGCGAGACCGAGGAGCGGCAGGCCGAACTGCTCAGGCCGCGTCCGGCCTGAGTCCGAACCGGACGCGGTCGGGTCAGCACTGTTCCCAGGGCAGTCCGTGGAAACGCCAGCCGCCGCGGGTGCTGCGATGATGCTGCTCGTCGAGTTCGCCCTCGAATCCCTCCTCGACGTGGAACACCGACTTGAAGCCCTCGCGGATCAAGGCCCGGCCGGCCTCCAGCGAGCGCTTGCCGCTACGGCAGATGAGGATGATCGGCGCGCAGCCCCGGCGCTGCTCACAGACCGCGCCGCCGAGCACCAGTTTGCGGATCTCGGTGACGAAGTCGGGGTTGACCACCCAGTCGGGTTCGTCGATCCAGGGGACGTGGACCGCGCCCTTGGGGTGCCCGACGAACAGGAACTCCATGGACGAGCGGATATCGACCAGAATGGCCTGTGGATGGGATTCGAGCATCTCGAAGGCTTCGCGGGGCGAGAGGCCGGTCGGCAGGTCTTCGTTCGTGGCGCTCATGATGGGTGATGCCTCGTTTTGGTGGTTGGTGGGCGATGCTTGTTATCGTGCCTCGACGGTCCACGCCGGCCGGCGAGCCGGGCCCGCCAGTGTAACCGGCGCACGTCGTCTTTGATCACGCACACCCCCAGCGGGTGGCTTGAATTTATCTATTGAATCGATAAAACCAAACTGCGCCAGTCGGATTTCGGGTGGGAGCGGTGGGAGCGATTGCCTTGACTCGCCAAGCGAAGCGGGACTCGAACCAGGGGAAAGGGGACGCGGCACGCCCCGGACAGGTGCTCAAGGAGCGTGGATTGCGGGTGCTGATGCGACTCATGGCGCGTCTGCCCCTGCCGCTGATCCACCGGCTGGGCGGTGCCGTCGGCTGGATCGTGGCGCGCTGGCCGAACCGGCAGCGACGCAATGCGCTGCTCAACATCGCGCTCTGCTTTCCGGAACTGACGGCGGATGAACAGCGACGTCTGCGCGACCGCAATCTCGGCGAGTTCGGCAAGACCTATCTGGAGATCGCTTATCTCTGGCTACGGCCGGTCGATCATGTGCTGTCGCTGGTGCGCGAGGTGCGGGGCGCCGAACGGCTCGAACGCCGGCCGGGGCAGGGGCTCATCGTGCTCTCGCCGCATCACGGTGCCTGGGAGCTGGCCGGACTCTATCTGGCGGCCCAGGGACGCACGGCCATCTTCTACAAGCCGCAGCGCTATCTCGACGACCTGATCCGCGAGTCGCGCGCGCGCACAGGCGCGGATCTGGCGCCCATCACGGCGCGCGGCATCCGGGTGCTGGTGGAGGCGCTGGAGCGGGGGGATTTCGTCGGCATCCTGCCCGATCAGGAGCCGAAAGCCGACAAGGGCGCGGTCTTCGCGCCCTTCTTCGGGATTCCGGCCTTCAGCATGCTGCTGGTCAACCGGCTGGCGAGGCGTACCGGCGCACCCGTGATCTTCCTGTTCGCCGAGCGATTGGCGAATGGAAGCGGATTCATCATCCACTGTCTGCCGGCCCCCGAGGGCACCGACAGCGCGGACGACGCCGTGGCGGCGGCGGCGCTCAATCGCGGCATCGAGCAATGCGTGCGCGTCTGTCCCGAGCAGTATCTCTGGCCCTACAAGCGCTTTCGGCGTCGTCCGGAGGGGATGCCCAAGGTCTACAGCGGACCGCTCGACGACGGGCACGCGCTCGAACAGGCGCGCCGCGTGCGCGAGGCCCTGGCGCGGCGCTAGCCTGCGGCGATGTCGACGCCGTTCACGGCTGACAGCGCGGACAATGGAAGCTCGACCGCTGTCCGATCCGCTGCTGTTGGATGAGCGTGCCGCAGATCCGGCAGGGTTCGCCCGCACGTCCATAGACCCGCAGCGACTGGGCGAAATAGCCCGGAGCACCGGACTCGTTGACGAAGTCGCGCAGCGTGGTGCCCCCCTGTTCGATCGACGCCCCGAGCACCAGACGGATCGTCTCGGCCAGACGGTCGTAGTCGGCCTGGTCGATTTGGTTGCAGGCACGCGCCGGATGCAGACCGGCGAGGAACAGCGATTCACTGGCGTAGATGTTGCCGACACCCACCACGACCGCCGAGTCCATGATGAAGGACTTGACGGCGACCCGACGCGCGCGGCTCGCACGGTAGAGATGTGCGCCGTCGAAATCGTCGCCCAACGGCTCAGGCCCCAGCTTGCACAGGAGCGGATGCTCGACGAGCGCCGTATCCGGCGACTGGGGTATCCAGAGAAAGATCCCGAACCGGCGCGGGTCGTGGAAGCGCAGGAGGCCGCCGTCCGAGAGCACCAGATCGAGATGATCGTGCGTCCTGGGCACACTCTCGG comes from the Allochromatium tepidum genome and includes:
- a CDS encoding iron-sulfur cluster co-chaperone HscB C-terminal domain-containing protein, translating into MLNSQKNYFELFDLPVGFALDSGVLAERYRALVRALRADFLSDEEDETARSLARIDLAYQTLTEPLARAEYLFRLYGVEGTETGGDDDPASTTLVEEMERQEALVAATNRSDPGAALSEVLTRLAERGAALDKELHQLFADPTPHNLGAAREVVRQLQGLARCRRETEERQAELLRPRPA
- a CDS encoding RNA methyltransferase; its protein translation is MIDQMTESLARIRFVLVETTHSGNIGAVARAMKTMGLSRLELVAPRQRPDAEALARASGADDLLERAGVHDDLTDALAGCRLVVGASARLRSIEWPLLEPPECAARLLAEAGEGEVALMLGRESSGLTNDELARCHFLVHIPTNPDFSSLNVAAAAQVLAYEIRRAARLATGERLTETPRDLAGAEAMEGFYAHLTETLIRIGFSDPEQSRTLTRRLRRLFNRARPDRVELNILRGILSAAQGRKTPERFARSDEAPQPD
- a CDS encoding lysophospholipid acyltransferase family protein — translated: MRLMARLPLPLIHRLGGAVGWIVARWPNRQRRNALLNIALCFPELTADEQRRLRDRNLGEFGKTYLEIAYLWLRPVDHVLSLVREVRGAERLERRPGQGLIVLSPHHGAWELAGLYLAAQGRTAIFYKPQRYLDDLIRESRARTGADLAPITARGIRVLVEALERGDFVGILPDQEPKADKGAVFAPFFGIPAFSMLLVNRLARRTGAPVIFLFAERLANGSGFIIHCLPAPEGTDSADDAVAAAALNRGIEQCVRVCPEQYLWPYKRFRRRPEGMPKVYSGPLDDGHALEQARRVREALARR
- the iscR gene encoding Fe-S cluster assembly transcriptional regulator IscR, producing the protein MRLTTKGRYAVTAMLDLAIHQGQGPIALADIAQRQGISLSYLEQLFAKLRKRGLVTSVRGPGGGYNLARTPAEIHVAEVIAAVDESVDTTRCGGAHNCQNNGPCLTHSLWHDLSDRIYDYLNRIDLQALVDQRDSLGQRPPTTCAAVDVKLDVQRIRLGA
- the mutM gene encoding bifunctional DNA-formamidopyrimidine glycosylase/DNA-(apurinic or apyrimidinic site) lyase; this encodes MPELPEVETTLRGIRPHLDGRRIARLIVREPRLRRPIPPEMPERVAGQPIRSLRRRGKYLLIELEQGSLLVHLGMSGSLRLAAPESVPRTHDHLDLVLSDGGLLRFHDPRRFGIFLWIPQSPDTALVEHPLLCKLGPEPLGDDFDGAHLYRASRARRVAVKSFIMDSAVVVGVGNIYASESLFLAGLHPARACNQIDQADYDRLAETIRLVLGASIEQGGTTLRDFVNESGAPGYFAQSLRVYGRAGEPCRICGTLIQQQRIGQRSSFHCPRCQP
- the cysE gene encoding serine O-acetyltransferase, with translation MFDRIREDILCVFDRDPAARNAFEILTTYPGLHAVMVHRIAHRLWRRDLKWPARLLSNVARLFTGIEIHPGAVIGRRFFIDHGMGVVIGETAVIGDDCTLYHGVTLGGTSWQKGKRHPTLGRDVVVGAGAKVLGPIEIGDGARIGSNAVVVKSVPPGATAVGVPGRIIEPERDATTRRRADTAKRIGFDAYGATRDAPDPVANAINRMLDHIHHMDQRLESMSRILERHGLMTHFEHDGDLDAVAIEPASRPDLTRSDGPPTDDPTGARG
- a CDS encoding rhodanese-like domain-containing protein; amino-acid sequence: MSATNEDLPTGLSPREAFEMLESHPQAILVDIRSSMEFLFVGHPKGAVHVPWIDEPDWVVNPDFVTEIRKLVLGGAVCEQRRGCAPIILICRSGKRSLEAGRALIREGFKSVFHVEEGFEGELDEQHHRSTRGGWRFHGLPWEQC